A single window of Synechococcus sp. CBW1004 DNA harbors:
- the psbV gene encoding photosystem II cytochrome c-550 has product MAPFLRSALRVAVRTLLVLPLAWLVCFAGPAQAAQWTSEQLTVPASPDGALVTFSEQEIKAGRKLFNTSCGTCHAGGITKTNQNVGLDPETLALATPPRDSVSALVDYLKDPTSYDGEYSIADVHPSLRSSDVFVQMRNLDDEDLRLMAGYILVAPKVQGQQWGGGKIYF; this is encoded by the coding sequence ATGGCCCCCTTCCTCCGCTCCGCCCTTCGCGTCGCCGTCCGGACTCTGCTGGTGCTGCCTCTGGCGTGGCTGGTCTGCTTCGCCGGACCGGCCCAGGCCGCCCAGTGGACCAGCGAGCAGCTCACCGTGCCCGCCAGCCCCGACGGTGCGCTGGTCACCTTCAGCGAGCAGGAGATCAAGGCGGGTCGCAAGCTGTTCAACACCAGCTGCGGCACCTGCCACGCCGGCGGCATCACCAAGACCAACCAGAACGTCGGCCTCGACCCCGAAACCCTGGCCCTGGCCACCCCTCCCCGCGATTCCGTCTCGGCCCTGGTGGATTACCTGAAGGATCCCACCTCCTATGACGGTGAATATTCGATCGCCGATGTGCACCCCAGCCTGCGCAGCAGCGACGTGTTCGTGCAGATGCGCAATCTCGATGATGAGGATCTGCGTCTGATGGCCGGCTACATCCTGGTGGCTCCCAAGGTGCAGGGCCAGCAGTGGGGTGGTGGCAAGATCTACTTCTGA
- the rnz gene encoding ribonuclease Z produces the protein MQVTFLGTSSGVPTRARNVSAVALRLPQRSELWLFDCGEGTQHQFLRSELRVSQLRRIFVTHMHGDHVFGLPGLLASLGLAGTCPGLALYGPDPLRNFLEGALHSSSTRIGYPLQIHKVKEAARSGAPIHEDDELLVRCAPLTHRVPAFGYRVERKPRPGRFDVEQARALGIPPGPVYAELKAGRTVTLEDGRIIRGEALCGPERPGCSVVYCTDTVFTEAAVELARGADLLIHESTFCHGEAELAIARGHSTSTMAAQTALEAGAKRLMLTHLSPRYLPGNPITPDDLLAEARAIFPATDVARDFLAIDVLPEEPDSAA, from the coding sequence GTGCAGGTCACCTTTCTGGGCACCAGCTCGGGCGTTCCCACCCGGGCGCGCAACGTCTCGGCGGTGGCCCTGCGCCTGCCTCAGCGCTCGGAGCTTTGGCTGTTCGACTGTGGCGAGGGCACCCAGCACCAGTTCCTTCGCAGCGAGCTGCGCGTCTCGCAGCTGCGCCGCATCTTCGTCACCCACATGCACGGTGACCATGTCTTCGGCCTGCCGGGTCTGCTGGCCAGCCTGGGCCTGGCAGGCACCTGCCCGGGGCTGGCGCTGTACGGCCCGGATCCGCTGCGGAACTTCCTCGAGGGTGCGCTCCACAGTTCCTCCACGCGCATCGGCTATCCCCTGCAGATCCACAAGGTGAAGGAGGCGGCCCGCAGCGGCGCGCCGATCCATGAGGACGACGAGCTGCTGGTGCGCTGCGCCCCGCTCACCCACCGGGTTCCGGCCTTCGGCTACCGGGTGGAGCGCAAACCGCGCCCCGGTCGTTTCGATGTCGAACAGGCCCGCGCCCTCGGCATTCCGCCCGGGCCTGTTTATGCGGAGCTCAAGGCCGGCCGCACGGTGACCCTCGAGGATGGCCGCATCATTCGTGGTGAGGCCCTGTGCGGGCCGGAGCGGCCCGGCTGCAGCGTCGTCTACTGCACCGACACCGTGTTCACCGAGGCGGCGGTGGAGCTGGCCCGTGGCGCCGACCTGCTGATCCACGAGTCCACCTTCTGCCACGGAGAGGCGGAGCTGGCGATCGCCCGCGGCCATTCCACCAGCACGATGGCGGCCCAGACCGCTCTTGAGGCCGGGGCGAAGCGATTGATGCTCACCCATCTCAGTCCCCGCTACCTGCCGGGGAACCCCATCACTCCCGATGATCTGCTGGCGGAGGCGCGCGCCATCTTCCCGGCCACCGACGTGGCCCGTGATTTTCTCGCCATCGATGTGCTCCCGGAGGAACCGGACAGCGCTGCCTGA